One segment of Candidatus Eisenbacteria bacterium DNA contains the following:
- a CDS encoding EVE domain-containing protein, whose translation MPTFLFKTEPSTYSFADLVRDRHTTWDGVSNALALIHLRTAKKGDLVVIYHSGDDRAAIGIARVTKAAYPDPKLEDPSRVVVDLEPVEKLARPVSLAEFRGDAVFKSLELVRNTRLSVMPMSDAQIARLRAIVARPARA comes from the coding sequence GTGCCGACCTTCCTGTTCAAGACCGAACCCTCGACTTATTCGTTCGCCGACCTGGTGCGCGACCGCCACACCACCTGGGATGGCGTCTCGAACGCGCTCGCGCTCATCCATCTGCGCACCGCCAAGAAGGGCGACCTGGTGGTGATCTATCACTCCGGCGACGACCGTGCCGCGATCGGCATCGCACGCGTGACCAAGGCCGCCTATCCGGACCCCAAGCTCGAAGACCCGAGCCGGGTGGTCGTGGATCTCGAGCCGGTCGAAAAGCTGGCGCGACCCGTCTCGCTCGCCGAGTTTCGCGGCGACGCGGTGTTCAAGTCCCTCGAACTGGTCCGCAACACGCGCCTGAGCGTCATGCCGATGAGCGACGCGCAGATCGCACGATTGCGCGCGATCGTGGCGCGACCCGCCCGCGCATGA
- the ligA gene encoding NAD-dependent DNA ligase LigA, whose translation MTRAEATRRIAALSDEIREHDRRYYLLDQPKISDAAYDQLVRELLALEAQFQDLRRPDSPSQRVAGGLRSAFRKVQHLAPMRSIDSLMEREEIEEFDERVKRLLEREQVDYVAEPKFDGLSVELVYEDGTFVLGSTRGDGETGEDITENLRTIRALPLRLASAKGVPAARGRMAVRGEALMPLAEFEALNKRLVEANEEPFASARNSAAGTVRQLDPKVTAERRLDLYAYEVTFAEGLEFESQRGMLAALRGWGFHVEERVEHCRTIGEAADFHARLAAERDRLPYEIDGVVIKVDRRDWQAQLGMKSRSPRWAVALKFPPRIEVTKLLDIAVQVGRTGKLTPVAMLQPVDVSGVTVSRATLHNQDELDRKDVRIGDTVRIRRAGDVIPEVVEVLMDQRPRGTKRFELPSKCPVCGAPVEKIGANHLCTNGLACPAQLHGHIVHFCARGAMDITGLGDKTVKQLIDQRLVKNLADLYRLTPIDLASLEGFAEKSIENLIAALEASKKPRLDRFLFALGVDHVGSTVAQVLAEEFGGLEKLADADEARLQSIHGIGPEVAHAVASFFGGARNRKVLASLRELGVRPVAAARPAGPQPLAGETVVFTGTLEQLARPEAARRAEAAGARIASGISKKVTLVIAGPGAGSKLDEANKLGLKVIDEAAFLKRVGGK comes from the coding sequence ATGACCCGCGCCGAGGCGACTCGGCGGATCGCCGCGCTCAGTGACGAAATCCGCGAGCACGATCGCCGCTACTACCTGCTCGACCAGCCGAAGATTTCCGATGCGGCCTACGACCAGCTGGTGCGCGAGCTGCTCGCGCTCGAAGCGCAGTTTCAGGACTTGCGCCGCCCCGATTCACCGAGCCAGCGTGTCGCGGGCGGGTTGCGCTCCGCGTTCAGGAAGGTCCAACACCTCGCTCCGATGCGCTCGATCGACTCGCTGATGGAGCGCGAGGAGATCGAGGAGTTCGACGAGCGCGTGAAACGCCTGCTCGAGCGGGAGCAGGTCGACTACGTGGCAGAACCCAAGTTCGACGGCCTGTCGGTCGAGCTGGTGTACGAAGACGGCACCTTCGTGCTCGGTTCGACGCGCGGAGACGGCGAGACCGGCGAGGACATCACCGAAAACCTGCGCACGATCCGGGCACTGCCCTTGCGCCTCGCGTCTGCCAAAGGCGTGCCGGCGGCACGCGGCCGCATGGCGGTGCGCGGCGAAGCGCTGATGCCGCTCGCGGAATTCGAAGCGCTGAACAAGCGCCTCGTCGAAGCGAACGAAGAGCCGTTCGCGAGCGCGCGCAATTCGGCCGCCGGCACGGTGCGCCAGCTCGATCCGAAGGTCACGGCCGAACGCAGACTCGACCTCTATGCCTACGAGGTCACCTTCGCGGAAGGTCTCGAGTTCGAAAGCCAACGTGGCATGCTCGCGGCGCTGCGCGGGTGGGGCTTTCACGTCGAGGAGCGGGTCGAGCACTGCCGCACCATCGGCGAAGCGGCCGACTTTCACGCGCGGCTCGCCGCGGAGCGGGATCGTCTGCCGTACGAGATCGACGGCGTGGTCATCAAGGTGGATCGGCGTGACTGGCAGGCGCAGCTCGGCATGAAGTCGCGTAGCCCGCGCTGGGCGGTCGCCCTCAAGTTTCCGCCGCGCATCGAGGTCACGAAACTGCTCGACATCGCGGTCCAGGTCGGTCGCACCGGCAAGCTCACGCCGGTCGCGATGCTCCAGCCGGTCGACGTGTCGGGCGTCACGGTGAGCCGAGCGACGCTTCACAATCAGGACGAACTGGATCGCAAGGATGTCCGCATCGGCGACACGGTGCGCATCCGTCGTGCCGGCGACGTGATTCCCGAAGTCGTCGAAGTGCTCATGGACCAGCGCCCGCGCGGCACCAAACGATTCGAGCTGCCGTCGAAGTGTCCGGTGTGTGGCGCGCCGGTCGAGAAGATCGGCGCGAATCACCTCTGCACCAACGGCCTCGCGTGCCCCGCACAGCTGCACGGTCACATCGTCCACTTCTGCGCACGCGGCGCCATGGACATCACCGGACTCGGCGACAAGACGGTGAAGCAGCTGATCGACCAGCGGCTGGTCAAAAACCTCGCCGACCTCTATCGCCTCACCCCCATCGACCTCGCCAGTCTCGAAGGTTTCGCGGAGAAGTCGATCGAGAATCTGATCGCGGCACTCGAGGCGAGCAAGAAGCCACGCCTCGATCGCTTTCTGTTCGCGCTCGGCGTCGACCACGTCGGGAGCACCGTGGCGCAGGTGCTGGCCGAGGAGTTCGGCGGCCTGGAGAAGCTCGCGGATGCGGATGAAGCGCGGCTGCAGAGCATTCACGGCATCGGTCCTGAGGTCGCCCACGCGGTGGCGAGCTTCTTCGGCGGCGCGCGCAATCGAAAGGTGCTGGCGTCACTGCGCGAACTCGGCGTGCGTCCGGTCGCCGCCGCGCGCCCTGCCGGTCCACAGCCGCTGGCGGGCGAGACCGTGGTGTTCACAGGGACGCTCGAGCAGCTCGCGCGACCCGAAGCGGCTCGTCGCGCGGAAGCGGCCGGGGCGCGCATCGCCTCGGGGATCAGCAAGAAGGTCACACTGGTCATCGCCGGGCCCGGCGCCGGCTCCAAGCTCGATGAGGCGAACAAGCTGGGGCTCAAGGTGATCGACGAGGCGGCGTTTCTGAAGCGCGTCGGAGGGAAGTGA
- the polX gene encoding DNA polymerase/3'-5' exonuclease PolX: MNNQDVARVLEQLATMLEIDGANPFRVRAYREGGRIVGSLPQPVATLAAEAGALEALKGIGKDLAQKIRDLVASGSTELFDELKLRIPLEVVALTELQGLGPKRVQTLMTELKVKDRATLEAAAKAGKLRDLPGFGEKVEQNVLKALATAEQSSGRMLMAGAWGVAHELLARVKAVKGVHHAELAGSFRRRRETIGDLDVLATGGRAETVMEVFVTHPDVVDVLGRGDTKSSVRLRNGLQVDLRHVPDASFGAALLYFTGSKAHNIELRKRAIDKGWSLNEYGLTKGERTIAGRTEEEIYQALGLAWIPPELRESNGELELAAAGKLPKLIELDDIRGDLHMHSTRSDGKDTLEAMVKAARDRGLEYVAITEHSKVLPMTRGFDDARVAKSVAEIEAVRRAVPGIEVLHGLEVDILGDGSLDLGDEALGLLDWVVISLHTRLGMERDEMTSRVLRALDHPAVAAMGHPTARRIGQRDAVAIDLDAVFERAAARGVAMELSAQPDRTDLDDVNARRAAALGCSFVIDTDAHATSQLELMRYGVFTARRAGLSKNAILNTMPFAKLEERLAKRRTATPGKGVAPSKLAVPKAAKSKAGKPKAAGRAKSAAPTRKRSAK; this comes from the coding sequence ATGAACAATCAGGACGTCGCACGCGTGCTCGAACAGCTCGCCACCATGCTCGAGATCGACGGCGCGAATCCGTTCCGGGTGCGCGCCTATCGCGAGGGCGGCCGCATCGTGGGCTCGCTCCCGCAACCGGTGGCGACGCTCGCCGCCGAGGCCGGCGCGCTCGAGGCGCTCAAGGGCATCGGCAAGGACCTGGCGCAGAAGATTCGCGACCTGGTCGCGAGCGGTTCGACCGAACTGTTCGACGAGCTCAAGCTGCGGATTCCGCTCGAGGTGGTGGCGCTCACCGAGTTGCAGGGGCTGGGCCCCAAGCGGGTGCAGACGCTCATGACCGAGCTGAAGGTGAAGGATCGCGCGACGCTCGAGGCGGCCGCGAAGGCCGGCAAGCTGCGCGACCTCCCGGGCTTCGGCGAGAAGGTCGAGCAGAACGTGCTCAAGGCGCTCGCGACCGCTGAGCAGTCGAGCGGGCGCATGCTCATGGCCGGTGCGTGGGGGGTCGCGCACGAGTTGCTGGCGCGCGTGAAGGCAGTGAAGGGCGTCCATCACGCGGAACTCGCGGGTTCGTTCCGGCGGCGGCGCGAAACGATCGGCGATCTGGATGTGCTCGCGACCGGAGGTCGCGCCGAAACCGTCATGGAGGTGTTCGTCACGCACCCGGACGTGGTCGACGTGCTCGGCCGCGGCGACACCAAGTCGTCGGTGCGATTGCGAAACGGCCTCCAGGTGGACCTTCGCCACGTTCCCGATGCGAGCTTCGGCGCGGCGTTGCTCTACTTTACCGGCAGCAAGGCGCACAACATCGAGTTGCGAAAGAGGGCGATCGACAAGGGATGGTCGCTCAATGAATACGGGCTCACGAAGGGCGAGCGCACGATCGCCGGTCGCACCGAGGAAGAGATCTACCAGGCGCTCGGGCTCGCCTGGATTCCGCCCGAGCTTCGCGAGTCGAACGGCGAGCTCGAGCTGGCCGCCGCAGGCAAGCTCCCGAAGCTGATCGAGCTCGACGACATCCGCGGCGACCTGCACATGCACTCGACCCGTAGCGACGGCAAGGACACGCTCGAGGCCATGGTGAAAGCCGCTCGCGATCGCGGGCTCGAGTACGTCGCGATCACCGAGCACTCGAAAGTGTTGCCGATGACCCGCGGATTCGACGACGCACGCGTGGCGAAGTCGGTGGCGGAGATCGAGGCGGTGCGTCGTGCCGTGCCGGGCATTGAAGTGCTGCACGGCCTCGAAGTCGACATTCTCGGTGACGGGTCGCTCGATCTGGGCGACGAAGCGCTCGGGCTGCTCGATTGGGTCGTGATCTCGCTGCATACGCGTCTCGGTATGGAGCGCGACGAGATGACGTCGCGCGTGCTGCGAGCCCTCGATCACCCCGCGGTCGCCGCGATGGGTCACCCGACCGCGCGCCGCATCGGTCAGCGCGACGCCGTGGCGATCGACCTCGATGCGGTGTTCGAGCGTGCGGCCGCGCGCGGGGTTGCGATGGAACTGAGTGCTCAGCCGGACCGCACCGACCTCGACGACGTGAACGCGCGCCGCGCGGCGGCACTCGGCTGCTCGTTCGTCATCGACACCGACGCGCACGCCACCTCGCAGCTCGAGCTGATGCGCTACGGCGTCTTCACCGCGCGGCGTGCCGGGCTTTCGAAGAACGCGATTCTCAATACCATGCCGTTCGCGAAGCTCGAGGAGCGGCTTGCGAAGCGCCGAACCGCCACGCCCGGGAAGGGCGTCGCCCCGTCAAAGCTCGCGGTCCCGAAGGCGGCGAAATCGAAGGCGGGCAAGCCGAAGGCTGCGGGGCGTGCGAAATCGGCGGCACCGACCCGCAAGCGGTCCGCGAAGTAA
- the pruA gene encoding L-glutamate gamma-semialdehyde dehydrogenase — translation MTVTPSRSIAPVDSKSLPEYSPTTYVDFSKPDHRAAFEAALASVRAEMGKEYPLVIGGERLKGSGTFDSTNPAHPSEVLGRFQSGTVEQANRAIDTAFDAFRTWSRVPAAERAAYLVEAARRMRERRHWFSAWMVLEVGKSWGEADADTAEAIDFMEFYAREMLRYDAPHPIHQMPGEKDTMVYLPIGVGAVIPPWNFPLAICVGMTTAAIVTGNTVVVKPASDTPAIAWQFHQLMEEVGLPPGVFNFVTGAGGVVGDTLVRHPKTRFVSFTGSKPVGIGINKLAAEVQPGQIWLKRVVAEMGGKDAILIDDEADLDAAALGVAQAAFGFGGQKCSACSRAIVVDKVHDAFVAKLMAVMPTFINVGDPAAYGTYLGPVASERAMKTILSYIDVGKTEGKLLTGGARVTGADGWFVQPTVFDDIAPTARLAQEEIFGPVLAIIRAKDYDDALAIANNTEFGLTGAVYTKNATKLERARHEFFVGNLYLNRKCTGAMVGCHPFGGFNMSGTDSKAGGRDYLLLFLQAKSIAEKIG, via the coding sequence ATGACGGTGACCCCGTCCCGATCCATCGCGCCGGTCGACTCCAAGTCGCTGCCGGAGTACTCGCCGACGACCTACGTCGACTTCTCCAAGCCCGATCATCGCGCGGCGTTCGAGGCCGCACTCGCTTCGGTGCGCGCCGAGATGGGGAAGGAGTACCCGCTCGTCATCGGCGGCGAGCGTCTGAAGGGATCGGGAACCTTCGACTCCACGAACCCCGCGCATCCGAGCGAGGTGCTCGGTCGCTTTCAGTCGGGGACGGTCGAGCAGGCGAATCGCGCGATCGACACCGCGTTCGATGCCTTCCGCACCTGGAGCCGCGTGCCGGCGGCCGAGCGCGCCGCGTATCTCGTCGAAGCCGCGCGCCGCATGCGCGAGCGCCGGCACTGGTTCTCCGCCTGGATGGTGCTCGAAGTGGGAAAGAGCTGGGGTGAAGCCGACGCCGACACCGCCGAAGCGATCGACTTCATGGAGTTCTACGCGCGCGAGATGCTGCGCTACGACGCACCTCATCCGATCCATCAGATGCCGGGTGAGAAGGACACGATGGTGTACCTGCCGATCGGGGTCGGCGCGGTGATCCCGCCGTGGAACTTCCCGCTCGCGATCTGCGTCGGCATGACCACCGCTGCGATCGTGACCGGCAATACCGTGGTCGTGAAGCCGGCGAGCGACACGCCCGCGATCGCGTGGCAGTTCCATCAGCTCATGGAGGAAGTCGGGCTTCCGCCCGGCGTGTTCAACTTCGTCACCGGAGCCGGCGGCGTGGTCGGCGATACGCTGGTGCGCCACCCGAAGACCCGCTTCGTGAGTTTTACCGGCTCCAAGCCGGTGGGCATCGGCATCAACAAGCTCGCGGCCGAAGTGCAGCCGGGGCAGATCTGGCTCAAGCGCGTGGTCGCGGAGATGGGCGGCAAGGACGCGATCCTGATCGACGACGAAGCGGACCTCGACGCCGCGGCGCTGGGTGTGGCACAGGCGGCCTTCGGCTTCGGCGGTCAGAAGTGTTCGGCGTGTTCACGCGCGATCGTGGTGGACAAGGTGCACGATGCATTCGTCGCGAAGCTCATGGCGGTGATGCCGACATTCATCAACGTCGGCGATCCCGCGGCCTACGGTACTTATCTGGGACCGGTCGCCAGCGAGCGCGCGATGAAGACGATTCTCTCGTACATCGACGTCGGGAAGACCGAGGGCAAGCTGCTCACCGGCGGCGCGCGCGTCACCGGGGCCGATGGCTGGTTCGTGCAGCCGACCGTGTTCGACGACATCGCGCCGACCGCGCGGCTGGCGCAGGAGGAGATCTTCGGCCCGGTGCTCGCGATCATCCGCGCGAAGGACTACGACGACGCCCTGGCGATCGCGAACAACACCGAGTTCGGGCTCACCGGTGCGGTCTATACGAAGAATGCCACCAAGCTCGAGCGCGCGCGGCACGAATTCTTCGTCGGTAACCTCTACCTCAACCGCAAGTGCACGGGCGCCATGGTGGGCTGCCATCCGTTCGGCGGCTTCAACATGAGCGGGACCGATTCCAAGGCCGGCGGGCGTGACTATCTGCTGCTGTTCCTGCAGGCCAAGAGCATCGCCGAGAAGATCGGGTAG
- a CDS encoding dicarboxylate/amino acid:cation symporter gives MLIGLALGALLGLAANALFAGSPALERVIRYGTEPAGKLFLRLLFMLVIPLIVSALSLGVSGLGDVRRLGRIGLKTFAYTVVVSIVAVLIGVAIINLLHPGVGLSPALRERLAASHSGAPAAAPASVSGVDFVLNLVPSNPIKAMVEGDMLAVMVFALFLGIGLALTRTEPARRMEEALQGLYDVVMRLLDLILQIAPIGVACLLFTLTARLGLEVLWSLGGYVFAVVLALAIHQFVVYSISVAWLGGMSPLKFFRAIREAMLTAFSTASSNATLPTSLRVAERELGLPPYVSRFVLTLGSTANQNGTALFEGMTVLFLAQFYGIELSLAQQVSVVFVCVLGGIGTAGVPAGSIPVIAMILGMVGIPAEGIGMILGVDRFLDMCRTTLNVTGDLAAAVVVSRGEPRTFAAD, from the coding sequence ATGCTGATCGGACTCGCGCTCGGAGCCCTGCTGGGCCTCGCCGCGAATGCGCTGTTCGCGGGCTCTCCGGCGCTCGAGCGTGTGATTCGCTACGGCACCGAACCGGCCGGCAAGCTGTTCCTGAGACTTCTGTTCATGCTGGTCATCCCGCTCATCGTGTCGGCGCTCTCGCTCGGAGTTTCGGGCCTCGGCGACGTGAGGCGACTCGGTCGCATCGGGTTGAAGACGTTCGCTTACACGGTGGTGGTGTCGATCGTGGCGGTGCTGATCGGCGTCGCGATCATCAACCTGCTGCATCCGGGCGTCGGCCTCTCCCCCGCATTGCGAGAGCGGCTCGCGGCATCGCACTCCGGAGCTCCTGCGGCCGCGCCCGCGAGCGTGAGCGGTGTGGACTTCGTCCTCAACCTGGTCCCGAGCAATCCGATCAAGGCGATGGTCGAGGGCGACATGCTCGCGGTCATGGTGTTCGCGCTGTTCCTGGGCATCGGACTCGCGCTGACACGCACGGAGCCCGCGCGACGAATGGAAGAAGCGCTCCAGGGTCTCTACGACGTCGTCATGCGCCTGCTCGATCTGATCCTGCAGATCGCGCCGATCGGAGTCGCGTGCCTGCTGTTCACGCTCACCGCGCGACTCGGCCTCGAGGTGCTGTGGTCGCTCGGCGGCTACGTGTTCGCGGTCGTGCTGGCGCTGGCGATCCATCAGTTCGTCGTGTACTCGATCTCGGTCGCGTGGCTCGGCGGGATGAGTCCGCTCAAGTTCTTTCGCGCGATCCGCGAAGCCATGCTGACCGCGTTCTCGACCGCATCGAGCAACGCGACGCTTCCCACTTCGTTGCGGGTCGCGGAGCGCGAGTTGGGCCTGCCGCCCTACGTGAGCCGCTTCGTGCTGACGCTCGGATCGACCGCGAACCAGAATGGCACCGCGCTGTTCGAAGGAATGACGGTGCTGTTCCTGGCGCAGTTCTACGGCATCGAGCTGTCGCTCGCGCAGCAGGTGAGCGTGGTGTTCGTCTGCGTGCTGGGCGGGATCGGGACCGCGGGCGTTCCGGCCGGCTCGATCCCGGTGATCGCCATGATCCTGGGCATGGTCGGCATACCCGCCGAAGGCATCGGCATGATCCTCGGCGTCGATCGATTCCTCGACATGTGCCGAACGACGCTCAATGTGACTGGAGACCTCGCCGCCGCCGTCGTGGTATCGCGCGGTGAGCCGCGGACCTTCGCCGCGGATTGA